The Pseudodesulfovibrio senegalensis genome contains the following window.
GGTTCGCTGGTGCGTTGCGTAACCTATCCTGACGGCGCCCCCTCCAGAGTATTGAATGTTGTCATGGAATTCGTGCCGGGATCCAATGCCTTGACCTGCGCGGGCAGGGCGTGTCGGCTGGATTGATCCCTCCCCCTTGCCTCCATCCCCAAAACGTGCAATCCCTGCCTTGAACAACAGCAGGGAGTGCGCATGGTTCATGATTTCTGGTTCACTTATCTCGTCACCATGTTCGTGGCATCCATCATCCCCGGACCGAGCATGATGCTGGCCCTGACCCACGGCATGCGCCACGGAACATCGGCCGCTGCGGTTTCCGGCGTGGGCAACGTGGTGGCGTCATTGATTCAGGCCGGTGTTTCCATGGCCGGGCTGGGAATCCTGCTGACCACGTGCGAGCCTCTGTTCATGGCGGTCCGCTATGCCGGGGCCGTCTATCTCGTGTGGCTGGGCATCGGCCTCTGGCGCAGCGCCCCGCCGGACATGGCACCTGCGTCCCTGTCCGGGCCGCGTTCAGCGCCCTTGCGCAAACTCTGGCTGGATGCCTTTCTTGTGGCCATGGGGAACCCCAAGGCCATCGTCTTTTTTACCGCTCTTTTCCCCCAATTCATCCATTCGGACAGCATAACCGTTCGGGAATGCACTTTTCTTGCGGGCGGACTTGCTGTCCCGGCCTTTGCCGCGTGGATGATCTATGCCCTGTGCGGACGGCGCGTTGCGGGCATGTTTTCCGGTTCCGGTATTGGCCGCTGGGCCAACAGGGTTTTGGGCGGAACATTTGTGGGCCTCGGCGTGGGGCTGGCAACGAACAGGGG
Protein-coding sequences here:
- a CDS encoding LysE family translocator, yielding MVHDFWFTYLVTMFVASIIPGPSMMLALTHGMRHGTSAAAVSGVGNVVASLIQAGVSMAGLGILLTTCEPLFMAVRYAGAVYLVWLGIGLWRSAPPDMAPASLSGPRSAPLRKLWLDAFLVAMGNPKAIVFFTALFPQFIHSDSITVRECTFLAGGLAVPAFAAWMIYALCGRRVAGMFSGSGIGRWANRVLGGTFVGLGVGLATNRG